From the genome of Solanum pennellii chromosome 6, SPENNV200:
CAACccataaacatattttttagaaaaaagggGAAATGCATGGCAAACCTCTTTGCAACCCTCATATGTATGGATACCATGATATCAGCATAGGCATTTAGTTTTATGGCACATAAAAAAGATCAATCCAAAACAGAGGCTGATTCACAATATCATTGCAGAGAATCAAGTTGGATTTGTCATGGAATAAATGACAATGCGGCAAGTACACAAACCTTAGGTTCCACCGGGAGAGCACATACATAAGCTATGACCTTTTGCTTCACAAGAACCGAGGTTTCCTATCTGCTGGCTTCAAAATCTGGAAAGAGCACATCAGATTTTCATCCACACTCATCATTGCACCAGCATTATCAAATTCCCCACAGTAGTTTGGTGCAGAAAATACTGTAACTAGCTGCCTTTCAGCAAAAAATTCATAGCCGTCCTCCACAACCTAGGTAAGAAATATCCTAGTAAATAACTCAATACTAGAAAAAGAGAAAACCACAAATCAAACAGAAGTACCTGATGGGCACGACAAACAAGGTCCATATCATGTTGCATCAAGAACTCTGCCACTTTATCAGGACCAAAGGTATATGAGACGCCCCTGTCATTCATTCCCCAACCTTTAACTTCCCTACTAGGATCTGACCAAAGTAAATCACAAAGCAAACCGGAATCTGGAACATCTGTAGGACGAGGTAAATTTCGTATCAGATCCATGTCTGTTAGATCAGGAGAAAGGCCACCATGCATGCAAAGTATTTTATCATCTATAAGAGCTGCCACGGGAAGACAGTTGAAACAATCAGTGAAGACTTTCCACAGCCTCACATTGAATCGGCGCTTACATTCATCATAAAATCCATATATCCGGTTAATAGAAGCACATTCATGATTCCCTCTTAACAGAAAGAAGTTCTCTGGGTACTTGATTTTGTAAGCAAGTAGAAGGCATATAGTCTCCAAACTCTGTTTGCCACGATCCACATAGTCCcctaaaaacaaataattagacTGGGGTGGGAATCCACCATATTCAAAAAGCCTCAGAAGATCACCATACTGTCCATGAATATCACCTAGAATCcagaaaaaaaggaagagataGGCTAATTAGTTTGACCAAATACAAAGATTGATTATGACAGATTGCCCCAACCAACCATCCCCTAACAAAGAAACAGAAAAGTGAAATGGATCTACTGAAGAGGTGAACAGGTAAGGAAAAGAATCTTGTTATGAAATAAACAAACTTCCTGATAATAGATATGAAAGATAGaaacaatataagaaaatattatgataatgACAACATAATCTCAAGGGAAGTCTAAATAACGAAGCAATTCAACAAGCACAACAAGAAAAGATATCGAGAGACTAAATTCTCACTCTTTCAAGAATAGAAGAACAATCTCCAGGAAACGCAAGGACTCTACTCTATCTTTTCTAACACATCCTATTGAACTACAGCCCAACAGATTAATCGAGAGCCTTGTAAtcttatcaaactatagctaacAAAGAGCCATGCtacctttttttttggtaaaccGTGAAGAATTACCATGAACAACCAAAAATTTACACTTAGAGATCACTTTAGGATGAtgagccaccttctaggaagagTACTCTCTATCCCAAAGCCTCAAGTAAAGAAAGCCTAATTGCAAATTTTCTGAACCATGTTTCTACATCTGTTCACTTTTCTGCTGTCTTTCAAGTAAATCGCTCTTTCAGCAGTCTCTTTCTTTAGCCGTGCTACATACTAAAGGCAAAAAGACAAGCATTAGGAGCAGGGCTCTGTCATGTGACATATCATAGCAATGATATCCAACAGCAGATACACTATTCAACTGTATCCCACGAGTATACAATATTACAAATACATCccgtatttatattaaaatgacaAGCTACATAGTGGGCGACTGTGCAATAacctttaaaactttttttattacCGAGAAATCTGTCAGTGACCCCGCCCTTTGGACTAATCACAGCCTTCTAAAATCAGTGGATAATGGGCCCGCCCTTCTACCCTTCTCGACATAAATACTGGGTTTGCCACTCGAGCTATGCCATGGGGGGCaaactttaaaactttttgaaaaaaaaaactattcaaAATTGAACAAACAGCTTTTCATCTTCTCCTGCTATCACACATGCTGTAAGAACTGAGAAGACCCTCCCCAATACCCAACAAGTTTCATTCAGGTCAAAGaaactaattttcaaatttatcaacattttttcacatttaaccGCGCGGAATAACAGTCACTAGACAATTTTAAGGTCTTCAAGCCTTACAACTACCAGAGGTTTCACAAACTCAAATGCAAAAATGAACATGCATGTAATAATGATTCATCTGCGCCAACAAAGTAAAACAAGAaggttaagaaaaaaaaattaccacaGATCTTGATAGGGGCTTCAAGCTCCAAAAGATTGGGCTGCTGAAGAAAGATTGCTCTTGCAGCAGTACAGAGAGAACGAATCTCAGCCTCTGAAAGCTGAACCTGTCTAACAGTTCTTGCATTCCTAAACTCCAATAGCCTGTTAATTATGTCATCAAGAACCGCAGGTTCTATCCCCTGCCCATTTTGAGCCATCTCcctttctccttctcctttttTCCTACTTGGGGGTCTCAATAGTACCCTATATAAAACCTAAAAAGCCAAGAAAATACAGAaatgggaaaaaaataaaatggggtCACAGTTTTTCCCAAGAATCCATAAAGGTTTGATTTTTATGGTAATCTGGGGGTGGAGGTTAGATGATGATGTGAAATAATTGGTGGGATAAAGAAGAGTGAGATATTTTTGGAGGCGGAGAGGGCTGCAAACTCCGATGTCGGAGTCGATGTAACTTGTGCAGCCCTTGACCCTCCCTCGTGTGGCTCTTTGTCAATTTTGCTACTATAAatcaaaatctagggtttcCTTTTCACTTGAATTGGCGTTTGGGTAATATTTTATCGAAAAATTGAGACTTTGCGGGtcgaaatcaatatatatatatatatatatagaagctAGGTTCTGACATCAAATGttactttcattttttcaaattttaaacaaatatatcatcttttaaGTATTCatttaaaaactttaataaGATATTATTAATTGCTTGATTGAAATACAGtttcatattaacattttaatacTCTAAATATTTGAGATTAGAAAAGTTATATGTAATTGTGTGAGTCATTGAATTTTAGAATTCATAAACTCTTGTGTTGCTGTTAATGGCGTTATAGCTTAACTACTTGTATTTTTCAATGAGCTTATACTTGTTCTAGAGCGCCATATTACGCACTGATAGTTGAGATTGACGCTCAAgatatatattattacttttttgcACATACTCACGttactttttctcacattttacATGATTGCAAGTGGCTCCTCCACCAGCTAATTAGTGTTGTCGTGGAGCACTCTTATAGGGAAATTAATGGTGTAGTGGATCTGCTGGCAAAACATGCTTTGAAAAGAGACGTTTTGAATTCAATCACTTTTCTTTAGGAATCACCGGCGTCAAGCAATAACTTGCATTGATGCCAAATGTAGCTACTAATAGTTTCATTAATATCTTTTTTGTGTAATATTATTGGGTCAGAAATGGTCACGAGTCGAACATTCCTATATTAATATTTGCTTATAATTAATAGTATGACAAAAGAAAAGATTAGAGAAGTATTGGAATAGTTTCGATATAATGCTTGATTGAGCTCGTTGTGATTACGGATTGGTTGTCTAATTGTCCAGGCGGTAATGATAGTATATTGTACCTGAATCGGTgactcactttttctaagttaCAGGGAAGAGAACCGAAACGTGTCACTAAAAGACTATACTACGATAAAGAGGATCAAGTTAGCTCTTGCGAATACCTTGATGCACTATCTCCCTTTCAACCCTTTAAGCGAAATGCGGcaaaagaaaaggaaggaaAATTCATGGACCGACTCATCATCTCCACCCTTAGGAACTAAGAGGATACATCAATAGCTGAATATTCTGGATAGGGTAGGCTTAGAGTCAGAAGTCCTATTCTTCCCTATCAAATAAATGCTTTTACAAATTTCACCTTCCCGTAGTCAAATGACTTGATCAAAACAAATTTACTTATAATCTCTTAATAATCATATCAAAGTAATTTACGCTAAAAATATATGATGCTTGAGAATCTTGTTATATTAAAAGTAACGTGTAAAAATTGTTATTAGATCTACAAGgtaaattcttaattattgaTAGACTAACCGAATGAGAATTATTATCACCGAATTAAaagagtattttttatttaaaattagtaAATACATGAACAAAATGTGTATATGTACATAGCTATTATTATGGCCATAAGTATTATATGTGTAGTAAGTACGTACACTAGATATATGATGTCTGGTATCACATTGTTGAGTTAATAACTATTTTAATCTAGAAACTCTAGCAGAGAATTGATCTAATTAGACATTAAAATCTGTTAGTCCCCAATGCGGAAATAATTTATTGTTCCATgagtcaattttttatttttaaaaataaactttaactACTACCATTTTTTATCATGGAAACGTATATAAAAGAACaataaatttatagaaaaaaagaaatttttttttcaaagtcaaaagagcattaggttgatataaaccaattaaatgaaattaaaaaaaaagataacatAGAAATCGTTATAAAGTTTTTGTATTAAAGATATCTATTTTTACtacaagattttattttaattgtaccAACAAATAGTGTTATATatcctcaactttgtcatttagagctaaTATACCCCTTCTTATGAAAGtaactcacatatacccctacttgtaaagaaatgactcacatatacccttttcctctaacggaaatgaaaaaaataataattttaatctaagtttttattactttttcctaaaaaatataattccatatgagtaaatttaatcctcgtcaaacatattttttttgactttttttgtttcaatgactaatttataattattattttaataatcaaatttatttatgtttcactaatattcttgtaaaacttattatagatgaccaaattttttcttcgaatacgaaactaaattacaatacacacaaaaaaaagagtttaattttttattctttaaactaaggaatgatagaaaaaaataaaataaggataagaaattcaaataattataataaaagaagtcaaaaaataatttatgtataaaaaaaattaaaatataccttgaactttgatagaagaatcatatatacccctaattaattttttaaaaaaaattagaagcaataaatataaattaaaaactaattttttaacttccgttaaatgaagggtatatgtgagccattttgtaacggcaggggtatatgtgagccgtttgtataacggtaatgacatatatgagccacttttataacgacgggtatatcaactccaaatgacaaagttgagacgtatatcagacccttttccctgtACTCAATTATTActcatcattatatcatatattatacttttattaaaatgaaaatttcagaATATCAAAATTGAACTATCATATTATCTATTAAaaccattttttcttttacattaaatatatttctatattattattattttacccttTCTGCCTCcccttaaaaaagaaaaaaaattttgtgaattgagaaatagataaaactaaaaacaattGACATCACGAAAATGGTGAGGCCccaaattaaaattactacGTATCACAATTTGTATATGAAACATGAATTTAActtcaacaaataaaaaaaatagactaCATTAACTGTATAGCATGATGtagtaaataattaaaaagttattataGTAAATGTGGATAATAAAGTATCTACCAAAAATATTCACCTTTAAATTTGTGTCATCAACTCATCATCTAACTTTTTAAcatcatgcaaaaaaaatttagttacaTGAATGTAgtactaatatttaattattttttaattaaaatttatattcataaatttgaaataaaactaaatattcgaattaattatttgacgaaaaaataacaataataatatacataCGATACAATTTCAAAAGATAAAATCTAAATAAGAATACACGATCTCTTATTCTGATTTAAcgatataaaaaattatgtaaggaTTTGTATTAATATCTCGAGAAAATAGGGAGGTTAtataaatagtaaaagaaaaataattatatatatcataacaatttgagaaaaaatgaaaaacaaatgttGGTGGCCTCTTACCtttccttcccggccaccctgATTCTTCTTCCGTCAGAATCAAATTTGGTGTGCCCATTCAGCGCCTTAATGATTGGCCTCTGACTCCGCCTCTGCAAATCCTATATACAACAATGgttattcaattttttctcattttattcttttacagCTACAAGCCCTAGCTTCCCCTGCCGGCATTTATATTGCTTCTGAATCCAGGtaaaaagaatttataaatCCGTTGCAAATTTGCTTTTGCCATCTTTTTGTTAGTTGTTATTTCTCTTGTCTGTCATTTTAGTATTGGTTATTCGGAGTTTCAAACATTCACCCGTGATTGGaataatgtgtttttttttcgGGGTTTTATATTGGGTATCTATAATTGAACAcgatttttgtttttaaaaaaaattgactccCCTGTTCTGGGGCTAATGAATAGTGTAACAGCCATAAAACTTCAGAAGAAATGGAGTTCGAATGATGAGTTATATCAATATGAGTTGAAGATCTGATTGGAAGACTTTTAAACAAGTTAGAGTTGAGAGCATTTTGACTCCTTCAATATCAGTTTTATGATGGCTGATTTCAGTTCAAATTGGGAGCCATGTGAATctgatatttttgtttttttgcttACCATGAAATCATCTCGACTAATTTCACGTGATCCCACCAAGGCTAGAATAGATAAGGGAGAATTATCTAGTGTTTTGTCTTCTGCTGAGGCCTCAGGAGCACATCcaacttcattgaccactacgCCATATCCTTGGGTGCATGATGTGAATCTGATATTGATGTGAATTTAGATATTACAAGCTTAATAATGATGTAGGACACACTTCAAACATGTTGGTGAAACATGTATGTATACCATAGAACCTATAGAATGAAGTGTACAGACCATTATGCTGCATTAACTTTTCTTGAGTACATTTCAAACGACTAACTGTTTAGATTTACAGCTCATTGGGTTGACTTACAACTTAACTAGGTATTACCATCTACTGTTTTGTTTCCTTGTTCTTGCTGTTGACATCTCATAACGGTATACTGATGAGGTTTCATCCATCAATTCTACTGTTTTTTCTCCACAATCACTTTGATATATGTCACTGAAGCAGCCTTGGGAGCTGGTAGTGTACCCGTCAATTCACTTTTAACTCAAATGCTGCAATTCTACACATTTGTAATTCATTTGAACAGTTGGCTAACAATAATCCATATTGACACAGATGGAGCAACAAGAGGATTCCATGTCTGAAATAAAGCAGTTGCAGGGAGCTAAATGCAATGGCAACTGTAATCGTGCTCATTTTTCTTGCAATCCTATCTGCTCCTTCTCAGGGCAAGAGCGCAGTCTGTTGGATTCAAGACAAAGGTCAAAGTCAAGTATGAAACTTTGTGGGCTCATAATCTTTTATGTAATGGTCATGACAGTGGAAACCATTGGAGGGGTGAAAGCCCACAGTCTTGCGGTTCTAACTGATGCAGCTCACTTGCTTAGTGATGTTGTTGGATTTTCTATTTCGCTTTTTGCTGTTTGGGTGTCCAGCTGGGATGCAACCAAAGAACACTCTTTTGGATACCACCGACTTGAAGTTTTAGGAGCCCTTATTTCTGTACAGCTGATATGGCTCATCTCTGGTTTTTTGATTTATGAAGCAACTGAGAGAATGTTTCATACTAACGCCAAAGTGAATGGGAAGCTTATGTTTGCTATTGCTGCATTTGGTCTCATAATAAACTTCATTTCAGTTGTGTGGCTTGGACATGATCATTCTCTCCATAGCCATTCATTTAGTCCTTGCAAGGATCACGATCATGGTCACGGTCATGATCACGATCATGATCATGAAATGCAAGAATTGCATCcaagaaatgaagaagagagCTCGAAACTGGTAGCAGCATGCCATAGTTGCAGCAAACCATCAAACATAAATATTGAAGGGGCTTACCTGCATGTTATATCTGATTTAATACAATCTGTTGGTGTGATGATTGCTGGAGCTATTATGTGGTACAAACCAGAATGGTTGGTGGTTGATCTTCTCTGtactatttttttctcaatctttGCTCTTAGTACAACTGTACCCATGCTTAAGACTATATTTTCCTTATTGATGGAGAGGACACCAAAGGAAGTTGATATCGTTCAACTCGAGAATGGCCTAAAATCTTTAGCAGGAGTAAAAGATGTTCATGACCTACATGTTTGGGCCATCACTATAGGGAAAATTGTTTTGTCCTGTCACGTTGTAACTGAGCCAGGAGTCAACCATTATGAAATTATCCAGAATGTTAGGGAATATTGTGACACCACATACAGAATTCATCATGTAACCGTACAAGTTGAACCAGGTTCATTGTAGATTGTATATATTGCTTGCTTCATCTCTATATCTCTCTCTTGTTGAGTATAGCTTAGA
Proteins encoded in this window:
- the LOC107023554 gene encoding serine/threonine-protein phosphatase PP1 isozyme 2 is translated as MAQNGQGIEPAVLDDIINRLLEFRNARTVRQVQLSEAEIRSLCTAARAIFLQQPNLLELEAPIKICGDIHGQYGDLLRLFEYGGFPPQSNYLFLGDYVDRGKQSLETICLLLAYKIKYPENFFLLRGNHECASINRIYGFYDECKRRFNVRLWKVFTDCFNCLPVAALIDDKILCMHGGLSPDLTDMDLIRNLPRPTDVPDSGLLCDLLWSDPSREVKGWGMNDRGVSYTFGPDKVAEFLMQHDMDLVCRAHQVVEDGYEFFAERQLVTVFSAPNYCGEFDNAGAMMSVDENLMCSFQILKPADRKPRFL
- the LOC107021577 gene encoding metal tolerance protein B, translating into MEQQEDSMSEIKQLQGAKCNGNCNRAHFSCNPICSFSGQERSLLDSRQRSKSSMKLCGLIIFYVMVMTVETIGGVKAHSLAVLTDAAHLLSDVVGFSISLFAVWVSSWDATKEHSFGYHRLEVLGALISVQLIWLISGFLIYEATERMFHTNAKVNGKLMFAIAAFGLIINFISVVWLGHDHSLHSHSFSPCKDHDHGHGHDHDHDHEMQELHPRNEEESSKLVAACHSCSKPSNINIEGAYLHVISDLIQSVGVMIAGAIMWYKPEWLVVDLLCTIFFSIFALSTTVPMLKTIFSLLMERTPKEVDIVQLENGLKSLAGVKDVHDLHVWAITIGKIVLSCHVVTEPGVNHYEIIQNVREYCDTTYRIHHVTVQVEPGSL